Proteins from a single region of Stappia sp. ES.058:
- a CDS encoding phage major capsid protein, whose amino-acid sequence MPTEYSHGGTSVPETKAVTHPVVTGGHRSDLDDMRATFDAFRETNEERLAEIETRGAVDPLTQDKLAHIDAQLDRQQRRLDAMALKSSRPPRGAGPDEPGDTTALQHKGAFVSYMRKGQEDGLRALEQKALSVGSDPDGGYLVPDETETAILRGMTSVSPIRAIAGARQVSSSVFKKPFSISGPQSGWVAETAARPQTGAPTLSELAFPTMELYAMPAATPSLLEDAAVDVDAWIAEEVELAFAEQEGTAFVTGDGVNKPRGFLDYPRVAEASWSWGNLGQLTSGVDGAFPASDPGDVLIDLVYALKAGYRQNAGFVMNRRTQAVVRKMKDADGNYLWQPPATVGAPATLMTFPLTEAEDMSDIATDAPAIAFGDFRRGYLVVDRTGVRILRDPYSAKPYVLFYTTKRVGGGVQDFDAIKLLTFSA is encoded by the coding sequence CCACGGGGGGACGAGCGTTCCCGAGACCAAGGCCGTCACCCATCCCGTCGTCACGGGGGGACATCGTTCCGACCTGGACGACATGCGCGCCACCTTCGATGCTTTTCGCGAGACCAACGAGGAGCGTCTCGCCGAAATCGAGACGCGCGGGGCCGTCGATCCGCTGACACAGGACAAGCTCGCGCACATCGACGCCCAGCTCGACCGTCAGCAGCGTCGACTGGATGCGATGGCGCTGAAGTCTTCCCGTCCGCCGCGCGGCGCAGGCCCGGACGAACCCGGAGACACCACGGCACTGCAGCACAAGGGCGCCTTCGTGTCCTACATGCGCAAGGGTCAGGAAGACGGGTTGCGCGCGCTGGAACAAAAGGCGCTGTCCGTCGGCTCCGACCCCGACGGCGGCTATCTGGTGCCGGACGAGACCGAGACCGCGATCCTGCGCGGCATGACGAGCGTCTCGCCGATCCGCGCCATCGCCGGCGCGCGCCAGGTGTCCTCCAGCGTCTTCAAGAAGCCGTTCTCGATCTCCGGTCCGCAGTCGGGTTGGGTCGCGGAAACCGCCGCCCGGCCGCAGACCGGAGCGCCGACGCTCTCCGAACTCGCCTTTCCGACGATGGAACTCTACGCCATGCCGGCCGCGACGCCCTCGCTGCTGGAGGATGCGGCCGTCGACGTCGACGCCTGGATCGCGGAGGAGGTGGAACTGGCCTTCGCCGAACAGGAAGGCACGGCCTTCGTCACCGGCGACGGCGTCAACAAGCCGCGCGGGTTCCTCGACTATCCGCGTGTGGCGGAAGCCTCCTGGAGCTGGGGCAATCTCGGCCAGCTTACCAGCGGCGTGGACGGCGCCTTTCCCGCCTCCGACCCCGGCGATGTCCTGATCGACCTGGTCTATGCGCTGAAGGCCGGTTACCGGCAGAACGCCGGCTTCGTGATGAACCGGCGCACCCAGGCCGTCGTGCGCAAGATGAAGGATGCCGACGGCAATTATCTGTGGCAGCCGCCGGCAACCGTCGGCGCGCCGGCCACCTTGATGACCTTTCCGCTCACCGAGGCGGAGGACATGTCCGATATCGCGACGGATGCGCCGGCCATCGCCTTCGGCGACTTCCGCCGGGGCTATCTGGTGGTCGACCGCACGGGCGTGCGCATCCTGCGCGATCCCTATTCGGCCAAGCCCTACGTGCTGTTCTACACGACCAAGCGCGTCGGCGGCGGTGTCCAGGACTTCGACGCGATCAAGCTCCTGACCTTCTCCGCCTGA
- a CDS encoding head-tail connector protein — MTAIVSTPPAQEPVTLEEARAHLRVSGTEEDPLISGLIAAARQHLERATRRALITQGWRLYLDAWPPGRIIRLPVAPVFSVDGITVYDGEGLPVVLTAADFRLDGHAEPPRLRVAAAAPAAMSGFNGIEVEFTAGYGADGDAVPPALRQAILVLVAHWFDNRAAGFDLATAAVPVGWSALLEPYRMLRL, encoded by the coding sequence ATGACGGCGATTGTATCGACACCGCCCGCGCAGGAACCGGTGACGCTGGAGGAGGCGCGCGCCCATCTCAGGGTGAGCGGGACCGAGGAAGATCCGCTGATCTCGGGTCTGATTGCCGCAGCGCGCCAGCATCTGGAACGCGCCACGCGCCGCGCGCTGATCACGCAGGGCTGGCGGCTGTATCTCGATGCCTGGCCGCCTGGCCGGATCATTCGCCTGCCGGTCGCCCCCGTGTTCTCGGTGGACGGCATCACGGTCTACGACGGCGAGGGTCTGCCGGTCGTGCTGACGGCGGCGGATTTTCGGCTGGACGGGCACGCGGAACCGCCGAGGCTTCGCGTTGCGGCCGCCGCACCGGCGGCGATGTCCGGCTTCAACGGCATCGAGGTGGAGTTCACCGCCGGCTATGGCGCGGATGGCGATGCCGTACCGCCGGCGCTTCGGCAGGCGATCCTGGTGCTTGTCGCACATTGGTTCGACAACCGGGCCGCCGGCTTCGATCTTGCCACCGCAGCCGTGCCTGTCGGCTGGTCCGCGCTTCTTGAGCCCTATCGGATGCTCAGGCTGTGA
- a CDS encoding head-tail adaptor protein, translating into MSAADRLDRAMRLSRPDRIEAADGEAEIVFTDAGSVFVALAPASLAERQVSGRLGGVATHVARLRSGSGIAGGWRLSEGLRVFRVLAVDDARRRSGLVTCVLEEETG; encoded by the coding sequence GTGAGTGCGGCGGATAGGCTCGACCGGGCAATGCGGCTGTCGCGGCCCGACCGGATCGAGGCGGCGGACGGGGAGGCGGAGATCGTCTTCACCGATGCCGGGTCGGTGTTCGTGGCGCTTGCGCCGGCGAGCCTTGCCGAGCGGCAGGTGAGCGGTCGGCTCGGCGGCGTCGCGACCCATGTGGCGCGGCTGCGCAGCGGTTCCGGTATCGCCGGTGGCTGGCGGCTGAGCGAAGGCTTGCGCGTGTTTCGGGTGCTTGCTGTCGACGACGCGCGTCGCCGCTCGGGTCTGGTGACATGCGTGCTTGAGGAGGAAACGGGATGA
- a CDS encoding DUF3168 domain-containing protein — translation MSAQADLRGAIIAALRADAALTELLGVDRVHDGAPRGAAIPFVDLGAVETRLLTAEPAEGERHTVEVLAYSRKPARGEISEILTAIRDALAQLPPSIGVQRLVHVSDPVMRSERQRDGRGWRGRLTVRVVTEPAA, via the coding sequence ATGAGTGCCCAGGCAGATCTGCGCGGCGCGATCATTGCCGCCCTGCGCGCCGATGCGGCCCTGACCGAATTGCTCGGAGTTGACCGGGTGCACGACGGAGCGCCGCGCGGTGCGGCAATCCCCTTCGTCGATCTAGGCGCGGTGGAAACACGTCTTTTGACGGCGGAGCCGGCCGAGGGCGAGCGCCACACCGTCGAGGTGCTGGCCTATTCGCGAAAGCCCGCGCGCGGCGAGATCAGCGAAATCCTGACTGCGATCCGCGACGCGCTGGCGCAGCTCCCGCCGTCGATCGGCGTGCAGCGTCTGGTGCATGTCTCCGATCCGGTGATGCGCAGTGAACGTCAGCGTGACGGACGCGGATGGCGCGGGCGGCTCACCGTCCGGGTCGTCACCGAGCCAGCGGCGTGA
- a CDS encoding phage major tail protein, TP901-1 family codes for MAAQAGKDLLLKCDTDGVGTFVTVAGLRARRIALNAASVDITDADSAGRWRELLQGAGTRAASLSGSGIFRDASADETVRGLFFDGIIRDWQVVVPDFGTIAGRFQIAGLEYSGTHDGEVTYEIALESAGELTFAGS; via the coding sequence ATGGCCGCTCAGGCAGGCAAGGATCTTTTGCTGAAATGCGACACCGATGGTGTCGGGACATTCGTGACCGTCGCGGGCCTGCGCGCGCGGCGCATCGCGCTCAATGCCGCCAGCGTCGACATCACCGATGCCGACAGCGCCGGCCGCTGGCGCGAACTGCTGCAAGGTGCGGGAACGCGCGCCGCCAGCCTGTCGGGCTCCGGTATCTTTCGCGATGCGAGTGCCGATGAAACCGTGCGCGGGCTGTTCTTCGACGGGATTATCCGCGACTGGCAGGTGGTGGTGCCGGATTTCGGCACGATCGCCGGACGCTTCCAGATCGCGGGCCTTGAGTATTCCGGTACCCATGACGGTGAGGTGACCTATGAGATCGCGCTGGAATCCGCCGGCGAACTGACGTTTGCGGGGAGCTAG
- a CDS encoding gene transfer agent family protein has translation MTNLHRGEVSAVLGGRGRTLVLTLGALAELESAFASADLSALAERFGQGRFSAHDLARIIGAGLRGAGEDIDDDTVLSLSIDGGLPALTRVAARLLHVTFCGDEDASTGAQEAHPPANP, from the coding sequence ATGACGAACCTGCATCGCGGCGAGGTCTCAGCCGTTCTCGGCGGCCGGGGTCGCACGCTTGTGCTGACGCTCGGCGCGCTCGCCGAACTGGAAAGCGCCTTTGCGAGCGCGGATCTCTCTGCTTTGGCCGAGCGGTTCGGGCAGGGGCGGTTTTCCGCGCATGATCTTGCGCGCATCATCGGCGCCGGCCTGCGCGGCGCGGGCGAGGACATCGACGATGACACGGTGTTGTCCCTGTCGATCGATGGCGGCCTGCCCGCCCTGACGCGTGTTGCCGCCCGCCTGCTCCATGTCACGTTCTGCGGCGATGAGGACGCATCGACTGGCGCTCAGGAGGCGCACCCTCCCGCAAACCCTTGA
- a CDS encoding phage tail assembly chaperone: MNAAGGAPPAAFPWADVLRVCFVTLGWPPHVVWSATPREIAAALGPRARKSARALSRDGLETLMRRFPDGDTP; encoded by the coding sequence TTGAATGCCGCGGGGGGTGCCCCGCCCGCGGCGTTTCCCTGGGCCGATGTCCTGCGGGTCTGTTTCGTCACGCTCGGCTGGCCGCCGCACGTCGTGTGGTCCGCGACCCCGCGCGAGATCGCGGCGGCCCTCGGCCCGCGCGCGCGCAAGTCCGCCCGAGCGCTTTCGCGCGACGGTCTTGAGACGCTGATGCGCCGTTTTCCCGATGGAGACACGCCATGA
- a CDS encoding phage tail tape measure protein, with protein MTEDMNAAVDLPAKEAEDLKRTMSDIHTASKQIASALTDGLGRAVKEGKALDAVVRSIALSLSSKAFDQAIDQFETGLTQGLSNFAGGLFSSVLSPGTGVLPFAKGGVVAAPTYFPLGNAGGGGASTGLMGEAGAEAILPLARDAHGRLGVSGAGAAMPPIVFNVETRDAESFARSEAQISTMVARAVGRGRRGL; from the coding sequence ATGACCGAGGACATGAACGCCGCCGTGGACCTTCCTGCGAAGGAGGCGGAGGACCTGAAGCGGACCATGAGCGACATCCACACGGCCTCCAAACAGATTGCCTCCGCGCTGACGGATGGCCTGGGGCGGGCCGTGAAGGAGGGCAAGGCGCTCGACGCGGTGGTCCGCTCCATTGCGCTTTCGCTGTCCAGCAAGGCGTTCGACCAGGCGATCGACCAGTTCGAGACAGGACTGACGCAGGGTTTGAGCAATTTCGCGGGCGGTCTGTTTTCCAGCGTGCTGTCACCGGGCACCGGGGTCTTGCCGTTCGCCAAGGGCGGCGTCGTGGCGGCGCCAACCTATTTTCCGCTTGGCAATGCGGGGGGAGGCGGTGCGTCGACCGGCCTGATGGGGGAAGCGGGCGCTGAGGCGATCCTGCCGCTGGCGCGCGACGCGCACGGACGGCTGGGCGTCAGCGGGGCCGGGGCGGCGATGCCGCCGATCGTGTTCAATGTGGAGACCCGGGACGCGGAAAGCTTCGCGCGGTCAGAAGCGCAGATCTCGACAATGGTAGCCCGCGCCGTCGGACGGGGACGGCGCGGGCTTTGA
- a CDS encoding YdcH family protein — protein MSHVPHELHEEFPDKADALHALKLSNAHFAKLADEYHALNREIHRIETEVEPASDDALEELKKKRLHLKDEIAALLAAA, from the coding sequence ATGAGTCACGTTCCCCACGAGCTGCACGAAGAGTTTCCGGACAAGGCCGATGCGCTGCATGCGCTCAAGCTGTCCAACGCGCACTTCGCAAAACTCGCGGATGAGTATCACGCGCTGAACCGCGAAATTCATCGCATCGAGACCGAGGTCGAGCCCGCATCCGACGATGCTCTGGAAGAGCTGAAGAAGAAGCGGCTGCACCTGAAAGACGAGATCGCGGCCCTTCTGGCCGCCGCCTGA
- a CDS encoding DUF2460 domain-containing protein encodes MPAFVEERFPLGIAFGATGGPQWRTEVVALASGAETRNARWAGSRRRYDAGTGVRSLADLQTVAAFFERMHGRLYGFRFRDPFDNASATTGDVPTSLDCLLAVADGSADSFPLAKTYGGGDFIRKRPITKPVAGSVRVALNGVELVEATDFTCDPATGIVTLAAGSPTAGVQVTAGFRFDVPVRFDTDRLELGLTHAEAGRVPTIPLVEIDTDAEA; translated from the coding sequence ATGCCCGCATTCGTGGAGGAGCGGTTTCCGCTCGGGATCGCCTTTGGCGCCACCGGCGGCCCGCAATGGCGCACCGAGGTGGTGGCGCTTGCTTCGGGTGCCGAAACCCGCAACGCGCGCTGGGCGGGATCACGGCGGCGATATGATGCCGGCACCGGTGTGCGCTCGCTTGCCGATCTGCAGACGGTGGCGGCCTTCTTCGAGCGCATGCACGGGCGTCTCTACGGGTTTCGGTTCCGTGATCCCTTCGACAACGCCTCCGCAACGACCGGAGACGTCCCGACTTCTCTTGATTGCCTTCTCGCCGTAGCCGACGGGAGCGCCGACAGCTTTCCACTGGCCAAGACCTACGGCGGGGGCGACTTCATCCGCAAGCGGCCGATCACAAAGCCGGTGGCGGGCAGCGTGCGCGTCGCCCTCAACGGCGTGGAACTGGTGGAGGCGACGGATTTCACCTGCGATCCGGCGACCGGCATCGTGACGCTTGCGGCCGGGTCTCCGACGGCCGGGGTCCAGGTGACGGCGGGTTTCCGGTTCGATGTGCCCGTGCGCTTCGACACCGACAGGCTGGAACTCGGCCTGACCCATGCGGAGGCGGGGCGCGTCCCCACGATCCCGCTGGTCGAGATCGACACGGACGCGGAGGCCTGA